CCGGGGCGCGTGCTCGAGGCGTCGCTGCTGGGCGTGGCGCTGGTGCTGCTGGCCGTGGTCGGCGGCCGCTGGGTCGCGGAGAGCGAGTCACTCCGGCCGTTCTTCGACCTCGACAAGAAGTCACTCGCGCTCGCGCTGATCGTGTACGGCTTCGTGGCGAGCGTGCTGCCGGTGTGGCTGCTGCTCGCGCCGCGCGACTATCTCTCGGCGTTCATCAAGATCGGCACGGTGCTCTTGCTCGCCGCGGGGCTGTTGTGGGTGCGGCCCGAGGTGCACCTGCCCGCGCTGACTCGCTTCGTGGACGGCACGGGGCCGGTGTTCGCCGGGAAGCTCTTCCCGTTCTGCTTCATCACCATCGCCTGCGGGGCGATGTCGGGCTTCCACGCGCTGATCTCGAGCGGCACCACGCCCAAGCTCCTGGACCGCGAGTCCGACGCGCGCTTCATCGGCTACGGCGCGATGCTGATGGAGAGCTTCGTGGCGATCATGGCCCTGCTCTCCGCGGCCGTGATGCAGCCGGGCGTGTACTTCGCGATGAACTCGCCCGCGGCTTTGATCGGCGGCGAGGTCGCACACGCGGCCGAGGTGATCTCGGGCTGGGGCTTCCCGCTCGACGCCGCGGCCTTCTCGGCGCTGACGCGGTCGGTCGGCGAGCAGAGCCTGTTGTCGCGCACCGGCGGCGCGCCGAGCCTGGCCGTGGGCATGGCCGAGATCTTCTCGCGCGCGATCGGCGGCGAGTCACTGCGCGCGCTCTGGTACCACTTCGCGATCATGTTCGAGGCGCTGTTCATCCTGACCACGCTCGACGCCGGCACGCGCGTAGGCCGCTTCATGATCCAGGACCTGCTCGGCAACTTCTGGACGCCGCTGGGCCGCACGAGCGCGCTGCCCGCGAACGTGCTGGCGTCGGGGCTGATCGTGACCGGCTGGGGCTACTTCCTGTACCAGGGCGTGATCGATCCGCTGGGCGGCATCAACTCGCTGTGGCCGCTGTTCGGGATCGCGAACCAGCTGCTCGCCGCGACCGCGCTCGCGCTCGCGACCACGCTTTTGGTCAAGTCCGAGCGGCCGCGCTTCGCGCTGCTCACGGTCGCGCCGCTCTTCTGGCTGCTCTCGGTCACGATGACGGCCGGCTGGCAGAAGATCCTCCACGCCGACCGGCGCATCGGCTTCCTGGCCCAGGCAGACTGGCTCGCGAGTCAGCTCGCAGAGGGCCTGATCGCGCCCGACAAGGTGCGCGAGACACACACGCTGATCTTCAACAACCGCCTCGACGCGGCGGTGACCGCGCTGTTCATGGTGCTGGTGGCGGTCGTGGTGCTGGACGCCGGGCGCGTGTGGTGGCGCGTGCTGCGCGGGCCGGCGCCTGCCGGCGCGGCGCGCGTCGCGGAGGTGTCGTGAAGACCCGTGCGCTGCTCGCCGCGTGCGGGCGCGCCGCCGCCGCGCTGGCCGCGTTCGCGCGCGGCTTCGTCGGGATCCCGGCGCACGCGCAGGAGTGCCGCGACGCGCGCGCGGCGCGCGAGTCACTGGGCGACGCCGCCGCGCGGCGCGGGCGCTGCTGCTAGCCGACTAGTGCCGGTCGGGGCGCTGGCGGGCTCCGCCGCCGTGCTCCTGGCCGCCGCCCTGCTCGCGCACGTGTTGCGGCTGGCGCTGGGGCTGCTGCGGGTGCTGCGGTGCCGCAGGCGCCTCCATGCGCGGCGCCGGTGCGGGCCGGCCACGGTACACGCGGTTGGCCGGCTCGCCCGGCAGGTCACGTGGCGCGCTCGGCTCGCGCGTCTGCGGCTGCGAGGGCCGGCGCTCCGCGCGGCCCACCGGCGGGCTCGGCGCTTTCGGCGCGTGCGCGGCACTGGCCGCGCTCTCCGACTCGCCTGCCGGCTGGCGGAAACGCGGCGGCTGCGGCGGCGCGCTGCGCTCCGCGGAATCGCCGCCGCCGAACGGCGGCCGGTTGCGCAGTGCGTCCGTGCTGCCCCGCTTGGGCGCAGTCACGATGCGCGAGGCCGTGCCCTGCTGCTCGCGAGTCACCTCGGGCGGCTTGCCGCGATTGAACAGACCCGGCGACTTCTGCTGCACGGGCGGTGACTCGCGCGTGGGCGC
The Myxococcota bacterium DNA segment above includes these coding regions:
- a CDS encoding carbon starvation CstA family protein, with the protein product PGRVLEASLLGVALVLLAVVGGRWVAESESLRPFFDLDKKSLALALIVYGFVASVLPVWLLLAPRDYLSAFIKIGTVLLLAAGLLWVRPEVHLPALTRFVDGTGPVFAGKLFPFCFITIACGAMSGFHALISSGTTPKLLDRESDARFIGYGAMLMESFVAIMALLSAAVMQPGVYFAMNSPAALIGGEVAHAAEVISGWGFPLDAAAFSALTRSVGEQSLLSRTGGAPSLAVGMAEIFSRAIGGESLRALWYHFAIMFEALFILTTLDAGTRVGRFMIQDLLGNFWTPLGRTSALPANVLASGLIVTGWGYFLYQGVIDPLGGINSLWPLFGIANQLLAATALALATTLLVKSERPRFALLTVAPLFWLLSVTMTAGWQKILHADRRIGFLAQADWLASQLAEGLIAPDKVRETHTLIFNNRLDAAVTALFMVLVAVVVLDAGRVWWRVLRGPAPAGAARVAEVS